A stretch of the uncultured Desulfobacter sp. genome encodes the following:
- the mobB gene encoding molybdopterin-guanine dinucleotide biosynthesis protein B, whose amino-acid sequence MDSKKNPKIVLIVGKSNSGKTTLMEKLIRELNSRGIRVGSVKHTHDTFTFDKTGKDSWRHKNAGAVASLVVTDTKIALVKEDTRPAAEKFFSYLGDVDLILGEGFKTFCLPKIEIFRKDSPHEAPLCLEDPNLVAFVTDTDIRPGEKPCFGLEDTQSLADLVEQLFWGPLSDRGA is encoded by the coding sequence ATGGACAGCAAAAAAAATCCCAAAATTGTTTTAATTGTCGGTAAATCTAATTCCGGAAAAACAACTTTGATGGAAAAGCTTATCAGAGAGCTGAATTCACGCGGAATTCGTGTGGGGTCTGTAAAACATACCCATGACACATTTACTTTTGACAAAACGGGTAAAGACAGCTGGCGGCATAAAAATGCCGGCGCGGTTGCCTCCCTTGTTGTGACGGATACAAAAATTGCCCTGGTCAAAGAGGATACCCGTCCGGCCGCAGAGAAATTTTTTAGTTATTTGGGTGATGTGGATCTTATTCTTGGTGAAGGATTCAAGACATTTTGTCTTCCCAAGATTGAGATTTTCAGAAAAGACAGTCCCCATGAGGCACCCCTGTGCCTTGAGGACCCCAATCTGGTCGCTTTTGTGACGGATACGGATATCCGGCCTGGAGAAAAACCGTGTTTTGGGTTAGAGGATACACAATCTCTTGCTGATTTGGTTGAACAGCTTTTTTGGGGTCCATTATCCGACCGGGGAGCTTAA
- the panC gene encoding pantoate--beta-alanine ligase codes for MDILKTKTDMQAWSVRKKKQGKTISFVPTMGYLHKGHVSLLDLGKPLSDELVLSIFVNPTQFGPNEDLDAYPSNIQNDLNLAQKAGVTAVFLPDKTEMYGPNYQTHVSLDHLPQYLCGRSRPVHFGGVATVVTKLFNIVMPDVAVFGKKDFQQLAIIRQMVKDLDFNIQIIGGEIIREEDGLAMSSRNAYLTREQRASAVCLSQAIHLLKQKVAQGVRSVPDLVSEAKAFIHSFDHTRVDYIELCDPKTLEPVETIQGDTLVAMAVQVGKSRLIDNALIEPA; via the coding sequence ATGGATATTCTAAAAACAAAAACAGATATGCAGGCCTGGTCTGTTAGGAAAAAAAAACAGGGAAAGACCATCAGTTTTGTACCCACCATGGGATACCTTCACAAAGGGCATGTTTCGCTGCTTGACCTAGGTAAGCCTTTGAGTGATGAACTGGTGCTCAGCATCTTTGTCAATCCCACCCAGTTTGGCCCCAATGAAGACCTGGACGCCTATCCCAGCAACATCCAAAATGACCTTAACCTGGCGCAGAAGGCCGGTGTAACAGCGGTTTTCCTTCCGGATAAAACCGAAATGTACGGGCCAAATTACCAGACCCATGTCTCTTTGGACCATCTTCCCCAATATTTATGCGGCCGCTCACGCCCGGTCCATTTCGGTGGGGTGGCCACGGTGGTCACCAAGCTGTTCAACATTGTCATGCCTGATGTAGCGGTTTTTGGAAAAAAAGACTTCCAGCAGCTTGCCATCATCAGACAGATGGTCAAAGACCTGGATTTTAATATCCAAATCATCGGCGGGGAGATCATCAGGGAGGAAGACGGGTTGGCCATGAGTTCCAGAAATGCCTATCTTACCCGGGAGCAGCGTGCTTCTGCCGTCTGCCTTTCCCAGGCCATCCATCTTTTAAAACAAAAGGTGGCCCAGGGTGTCCGGTCTGTTCCTGATCTTGTCAGTGAAGCCAAAGCCTTTATTCACTCATTTGACCACACCCGGGTGGACTACATTGAATTGTGCGATCCTAAGACCCTTGAACCTGTGGAAACAATCCAGGGCGACACCCTTGTTGCCATGGCCGTTCAGGTGGGAAAATCAAGGCTGATTGACAATGCCCTTATCGAGCCGGCCTGA
- a CDS encoding response regulator: MLSSEKNDTRIEFPRHRELSSKINHLLQFWVVLLIVFAMLILFLPALTCKPLCLIFFMINVSFITLLLSWIKSMKVCMKEAGLILSNSRDLMWAIDSRLNLTVIFGDPEHISGNNARTILNKPLASILPEDARNQFNTRIRENLPFSMECVISNGKNSTRPVQIQAEPIHGSGQETFHGIIRDLSDQKKLQATEKELNTSKKLENLGRIAASVAHDLNNILAGIATYPEILLLDENLAPKVRESLTIIKESGQNASAVVNDLLIISRNIREDSQVLNINTVIERFMAGPEFEKIKAAYETVGIDIHLEPELLTISGSYIHIEKSIVNLLINALEETVSTAGRHNGTIVLSTSNYYVDKKKDENTEQNLSSGEYVRVEVLDAGKGIPEECLNKIFDPFFIKKKMARSGTGLGLTLVKNTVLNHRGNICVTSDKNGTKFTLLFPVLRSELPITNHPVSIEEIKGKGETLLVVDDLPSQRKIAETILKNLGYKVYSVADGARALDFILQTPVDLLILDMVMAPSISGLETFKRIKKIRPDQKAILASGHSETEDVLKAQSIGAGPFVKKPYTILDMGIAVREELDG, translated from the coding sequence ATGCTGTCTTCTGAAAAAAATGATACGCGTATCGAGTTCCCCAGGCACAGGGAATTATCAAGTAAAATCAACCACCTGCTGCAGTTCTGGGTTGTTCTGCTTATCGTTTTCGCTATGTTGATCCTTTTTTTACCTGCCCTGACATGCAAACCCCTTTGCCTGATTTTTTTCATGATCAACGTGTCATTTATTACCCTGCTGCTTTCATGGATTAAAAGCATGAAAGTATGTATGAAAGAGGCCGGACTGATCTTGTCTAATTCAAGGGATTTGATGTGGGCCATAGATTCCCGCCTGAACCTTACAGTTATTTTCGGAGATCCGGAACACATATCCGGCAACAACGCTAGGACGATTTTAAATAAACCATTGGCGTCGATTTTACCCGAAGATGCAAGAAATCAATTTAATACCCGTATTCGTGAAAATCTGCCCTTTTCCATGGAGTGCGTGATTTCCAACGGTAAAAATTCGACACGGCCTGTACAAATTCAGGCCGAGCCGATACATGGATCCGGGCAGGAGACATTTCACGGCATCATACGGGATCTCTCAGATCAAAAAAAACTGCAGGCCACCGAAAAAGAACTTAACACTTCAAAAAAATTAGAAAACCTTGGGCGCATTGCCGCCAGTGTTGCCCATGATCTGAACAACATTCTGGCAGGTATTGCCACCTATCCTGAAATACTTCTCCTTGATGAAAATCTGGCCCCAAAGGTCCGGGAAAGCCTGACTATTATAAAAGAATCCGGTCAGAACGCCTCTGCCGTCGTCAATGACCTGTTAATCATTTCCAGGAATATCAGGGAAGATAGTCAGGTTCTGAACATCAATACGGTTATTGAACGGTTCATGGCCGGGCCCGAATTTGAAAAAATAAAAGCCGCTTACGAGACGGTGGGAATTGACATTCACCTTGAACCTGAACTTTTAACCATATCCGGCTCATATATACATATTGAAAAAAGCATTGTGAATCTTCTGATCAATGCACTTGAAGAGACTGTATCAACAGCAGGCCGCCACAACGGCACAATCGTGCTGTCAACATCCAACTATTATGTGGACAAAAAGAAAGACGAAAACACGGAACAAAATCTATCTTCCGGCGAATATGTGAGGGTTGAAGTTTTGGACGCCGGCAAAGGTATCCCTGAAGAGTGTCTGAATAAAATATTTGATCCCTTTTTCATCAAAAAAAAGATGGCCAGATCCGGCACCGGTCTTGGCCTGACCCTAGTAAAAAACACGGTCCTCAACCACCGGGGAAACATCTGTGTTACATCTGATAAAAACGGTACAAAATTTACCCTGCTGTTTCCGGTTCTTCGGTCGGAACTGCCCATAACAAATCACCCCGTCTCCATTGAGGAGATCAAAGGAAAGGGGGAAACCCTTCTGGTTGTGGATGACCTGCCAAGTCAGCGTAAAATTGCAGAAACCATCCTTAAAAATTTAGGATACAAGGTTTATAGTGTTGCTGACGGCGCTCGTGCCCTTGATTTCATCCTGCAGACCCCTGTGGACCTATTGATTTTAGACATGGTCATGGCCCCGTCCATTTCCGGGCTTGAGACCTTCAAACGGATCAAAAAAATCAGACCCGACCAAAAAGCCATTCTTGCAAGTGGACATTCGGAAACAGAAGATGTATTAAAAGCCCAGTCTATAGGTGCAGGACCCTTTGTTAAAAAGCCCTATACCATCTTGGATATGGGCATTGCCGTAAGAGAGGAACTGGACGGATAA
- a CDS encoding GGDEF domain-containing protein: MSKTLDRFSHRLSVVFGLVFGSSLNRAHAQNKLARHIVALNGKTSSSEIINEVADCLKGILGYRLFAFVNKKNAGVDVWLDPRMYKTSIEEVIIKDFQVKDTKDLTYLNIEKDREECLEQFSMDSLVHYDHREENCYSRLYMMPSRPITKFHDDVVRIILQGCSAALSKQINIQRLQDAAAIDPLTGCYNRRAFEAQLKGHAASAGRHGKPLSVIMFDLDHFKAVNDTYGHLGGDEVLREVSRLVRRNIRTEDIFARYGGEEFIAILPETDQAHAIELADRLRQKILALPVPFSNRVIRVTASFGVAQLGAGADIEKLIEDADSMLYKAKFNGRNTVMPGLIKVHRNETSPSLIQTKRSLILQ, from the coding sequence ATGAGTAAAACCCTTGATAGATTCAGCCATCGCTTATCCGTTGTTTTCGGTCTGGTATTCGGATCTTCCCTGAATAGAGCCCATGCACAGAATAAACTTGCCCGCCATATTGTGGCTTTGAATGGGAAAACATCTTCTTCGGAAATTATTAATGAAGTGGCAGACTGCCTTAAGGGTATTCTTGGGTACAGGCTTTTTGCCTTTGTGAATAAAAAAAATGCCGGAGTGGATGTCTGGCTGGATCCCAGAATGTATAAAACGTCCATAGAGGAAGTTATCATAAAAGATTTTCAGGTCAAGGACACAAAGGATCTGACCTATCTTAATATAGAAAAAGACCGGGAGGAGTGCCTGGAACAATTTAGTATGGATTCTTTGGTGCATTACGACCATAGAGAAGAAAATTGTTATTCACGGCTTTATATGATGCCCAGTAGACCCATTACCAAGTTTCATGATGATGTGGTTCGCATTATCCTTCAGGGCTGTAGTGCTGCCCTTTCAAAGCAGATCAACATCCAACGGCTCCAGGATGCCGCCGCCATTGATCCATTAACCGGCTGCTATAACCGCAGGGCGTTCGAGGCGCAGCTTAAAGGACATGCCGCAAGTGCGGGGCGACACGGAAAACCCTTGTCTGTTATTATGTTTGACCTGGATCATTTTAAAGCTGTAAATGACACTTACGGACATTTAGGAGGCGATGAGGTATTAAGGGAGGTCAGCCGGCTGGTTCGCCGGAACATACGCACCGAGGATATTTTTGCCAGATACGGTGGCGAAGAATTTATCGCCATCCTGCCGGAAACCGATCAGGCCCATGCCATAGAACTTGCAGACAGACTCAGACAAAAGATTCTTGCCTTGCCTGTCCCCTTTAGCAATCGTGTCATACGGGTGACGGCCAGCTTTGGCGTGGCACAGTTGGGGGCAGGTGCCGATATCGAAAAACTGATTGAAGATGCCGATTCAATGCTTTATAAAGCAAAATTTAACGGTCGCAATACAGTGATGCCCGGATTGATAAAGGTACATAGGAATGAGACATCCCCATCATTGATTCAGACAAAAAGGTCACTGATCCTGCAATAA
- a CDS encoding thermonuclease family protein produces MGRLDLDEKAIGVRMRLAIQLLMTVLMVLSVSHARCDVYSWVDENGVRHFSNVSLPYGEQATQRPEAVSAAIDKSNFMVTKVFDGDTVQVQGQDLEFRIRMVAIDAPETGGYKKKGQPYSQKAKKILQQLIEGKQVRLKQYGTGGYNRILAEIFSQGQNINLIMIRQGLAEVYRGRLPKNIDPGPYKKAEAYARHRRLGMWSQGKGYKSPKIWRKENPR; encoded by the coding sequence GTGGGGCGCCTTGACCTTGACGAAAAAGCCATAGGGGTACGCATGCGACTTGCCATCCAACTTCTTATGACCGTGCTTATGGTTTTAAGCGTATCCCATGCCAGATGTGATGTTTACAGCTGGGTCGACGAAAACGGCGTCCGGCACTTTTCCAATGTCAGTTTACCTTATGGGGAGCAGGCGACACAAAGACCAGAAGCTGTCAGTGCTGCCATAGATAAATCCAATTTTATGGTTACAAAGGTATTTGACGGCGATACCGTGCAGGTTCAGGGCCAGGATCTTGAATTTCGAATCCGCATGGTGGCCATTGATGCCCCGGAAACCGGTGGATACAAAAAAAAGGGACAGCCCTATTCCCAAAAGGCAAAAAAAATTTTACAGCAGCTTATTGAAGGAAAACAAGTCCGGTTGAAACAATACGGTACCGGCGGATACAATCGGATTCTGGCGGAAATTTTTTCCCAGGGGCAGAATATTAATCTGATAATGATCCGCCAGGGTCTTGCTGAAGTCTACCGAGGCAGATTGCCTAAAAATATTGACCCCGGTCCTTACAAAAAAGCTGAAGCTTATGCCAGGCATCGAAGGTTAGGTATGTGGTCACAGGGGAAGGGCTACAAGAGTCCAAAAATATGGCGAAAAGAAAATCCCAGGTAG
- a CDS encoding 50S ribosomal protein L11 methyltransferase, producing MVPFDRDRALDILNNATARLTARAYIFEISREFSLKPFQAKKVLKFLVDSQDVAYQDLYGSTYVMEGFSKPVRITDRFFIVPPDVASIAGAGELDIRISPGISFGTGHHPTTRLCLGALDRLFLSTEQTDHLQGGKAGDIGTGSGVLAIGACLAGMSQCMAWETDPNAVSEARQNVTANGLENRIKVIHDIMRSQDLRLSLSLVMANLRFPTLKQIAPDIYSILVPGGSLILSGVRAWEMENLKTHYGTLGFSIDWEREEKQWGALTLTKKP from the coding sequence ATGGTCCCCTTTGACCGCGACCGTGCCCTTGATATTCTGAATAATGCCACAGCCCGTCTGACGGCCCGGGCCTATATTTTTGAAATCAGCCGGGAATTTTCACTGAAACCATTCCAGGCAAAAAAAGTGCTGAAATTCCTGGTTGACAGCCAGGATGTGGCCTATCAGGATTTGTATGGGTCCACCTATGTCATGGAAGGCTTTTCAAAACCGGTCCGGATTACGGACCGTTTTTTTATTGTGCCCCCTGATGTAGCAAGCATTGCGGGTGCCGGGGAGTTAGATATCCGCATAAGTCCAGGCATCTCATTTGGTACCGGCCACCACCCCACCACTCGGCTTTGCCTGGGTGCCCTGGACAGGCTTTTTTTATCAACAGAGCAGACAGATCATCTTCAAGGCGGTAAGGCAGGAGATATCGGTACGGGCTCAGGGGTGCTGGCCATAGGGGCTTGCCTTGCAGGCATGTCACAATGCATGGCCTGGGAAACAGATCCCAATGCGGTTAGTGAGGCCCGCCAAAATGTTACAGCCAATGGCCTTGAAAATAGGATAAAGGTTATCCACGACATTATGAGGTCTCAGGATTTAAGGCTTTCCCTTTCCCTTGTCATGGCGAATTTAAGATTTCCCACCCTGAAACAGATTGCACCGGACATTTATTCAATCCTGGTACCTGGCGGAAGCCTTATTCTTTCTGGTGTCAGGGCCTGGGAAATGGAAAATTTAAAAACCCATTACGGCACTCTGGGATTCTCCATAGACTGGGAACGAGAAGAAAAACAGTGGGGCGCCTTGACCTTGACGAAAAAGCCATAG
- a CDS encoding YkgJ family cysteine cluster protein: MDLDKHFVKYEAVVSMVDQVFDRVKKEFSKEVFCREKCSDCCYAIFDLTLIEALYLNHKFNEKFSGTEKANLIAIADKTDRALAKMKRDAYKKVKDGADQLEIVGKMSQERVRCPLLGENNLCLMYEHRPITCRVYGIPTSTAGASHICGRTNFVQGKAYPTLNMDKIYTQLQLLSAELVKDINSTNIRMHELLIPVSMAMVTLFNDEFLGVKKDG, from the coding sequence ATGGATTTAGATAAACATTTTGTAAAATACGAAGCGGTCGTCAGCATGGTGGACCAGGTCTTTGACCGGGTAAAAAAAGAATTCTCCAAAGAGGTATTCTGCAGGGAAAAATGCTCGGACTGCTGCTATGCCATTTTTGACCTGACCCTGATCGAAGCGCTGTACCTGAATCACAAATTTAATGAAAAATTTTCAGGTACTGAAAAAGCAAATCTCATTGCCATTGCCGATAAAACAGACCGAGCTTTGGCCAAAATGAAACGGGATGCCTACAAAAAAGTCAAGGACGGGGCTGACCAGCTTGAAATTGTGGGAAAAATGTCCCAGGAACGGGTCCGCTGTCCCCTTCTGGGTGAAAACAATTTGTGCCTGATGTACGAGCACCGGCCAATTACCTGCAGGGTATACGGCATTCCCACCTCCACGGCAGGGGCCTCCCATATCTGTGGGCGGACCAACTTTGTCCAGGGTAAGGCCTATCCCACCCTGAACATGGACAAGATATACACCCAGCTACAGCTTTTGTCTGCAGAACTGGTAAAAGACATTAACTCGACCAATATCCGGATGCATGAATTGCTTATCCCTGTATCCATGGCCATGGTCACCCTGTTTAACGACGAATTTCTTGGAGTAAAAAAAGATGGCTGA